A single window of Aspergillus flavus chromosome 4, complete sequence DNA harbors:
- a CDS encoding putative glutamine-serine-proline rich protein (unnamed protein product) has product MTMREYAGGDQQNPTGYGYGGNNNYYPPQPNRQGNPSPQSYNHPNPSGYNPYPPSGSNPSETNYNYNSGNQYYPTQTEYPQPQPWGGPSPPPGNYYQQPENRSYHNPPYGGQPPYPHSESPRPNQTDAYPPKPYPPPSPQQGGYGQYPPAPPPYSPQPTGSTDTPNAETEEKDRGFLGAVAGGAAGAYGGHKVNHGFLGAIGGAITGSVAQDAMKKHKKEKEEEEKKKQWAAQQAAQQAALQHAQQQAQQHAPPPMFSPPPQHGPPRPDPTPLRGNFSASSRDIRLERGHELVAHCGAISGQMRPSSIPLNNVLSNQYGKFVWARNGNFAASARNIRLIEGGKVLEAELANGRGGWDRAWMRLDERISNQDGNLVFLD; this is encoded by the coding sequence ATGACGATGCGAGAATATGCTGGTGGGGACCAGCAAAACCCCACCGGCTATGGCTATGGGGGAAACAACAACTACTATCCTCCCCAGCCGAACCGACAAGGCAACCCATCTCCCCAGTCCTATAACCACCCGAACCCCAGCGGCTACAATCCGTACCCTCCATCTGGTTCAAACCCTTCCGAGACAAATTACAACTACAATTCTGGGAATCAGTACTACCCCACGCAGACTGAATATCCTCAGCCGCAGCCATGGGGTGGACCCTCCCCTCCGCCCGGGAACTACTACCAGCAGCCGGAGAACCGATCATATCATAACCCTCCATATGGGGGACAGCCACCATATCCCCATTCTGAATCCCCGCGGCCCAACCAGACGGACGCCTACCCTCCTAAACCCTatcctcctccctccccGCAACAGGGCGGTTACGGCCAATACCCGCCGGCGCCACCACCATATTCCCCTCAGCCCACCGGTAGCACCGATACCCCGAATGCTGAAACGGAAGAGAAGGACAGAGGATTCCTCGGTGCGGTCGCGGGCGGGGCAGCTGGTGCCTACGGTGGTCATAAAGTCAATCACGGCTTCCTAGGCGCCATCGGTGGAGCGATCACCGGCTCTGTCGCGCAGGACGCGATGAAGAAacataaaaaagagaaggaagaggaggaaaagaaaaagcaatggGCCGCCCAACAAGCCGCTCAGCAAGCAGCCCTGCAACACGCTCAGCAACAGGCTCAACAACATGCTCCCCCTCCTATGTTCTCCCCACCCCCACAGCATGGACCTCCCAGGCCTGATCCCACCCCACTGCGTGGGAACTTCTCTGCATCATCTCGCGACATCCGCTTGGAGAGGGGTCATGAGCTCGTCGCCCACTGTGGCGCGATCTCGGGCCAGATGCGTCCATCTTCGATTCCGCTCAATAACGTACTGTCTAACCAGTATGGCAAGTTTGTGTGGGCGAGGAATGGGAACTTTGCCGCGTCGGCGCGGAATATTCGGCTGATCGAAGGGGGCAAGGTGCTGGAGGCCGAACTCGCGAACGGCCGCGGGGGATGGGATCGAGCCTGGATGAGGTTGGATGAGCGGATCTCCAA